The genomic window aaggagagaggaaggccaggaggtggcgcgcggcccccttgccccaatccgaattgggaaagggaagggggcggcggccccccttctccttccttctctccacctcctccttcccccttctcctacttggaataggaaggggggggcaAACCTATttggagtaggatttccccccttgggcgtgcctctccccttggccggccctctcctcctccccccccccctttatatacggagggtgggggcaccccatagacacaacaattgatcccttggatctcttagccgtgtgcggtgcccccctccaccatagtcctcctcgataatatcgtagcggtgcttaggtgaagccctgcatcggtagaacatcatcatcgtcaccatgccgtcatgctgacggaactctccctcgacactctgctggatcggagttcgagggacgtcatcgagctgaacgtgtgcaagaactcagaggtgtcgtgctttcggtgcttgatcggttaggccatgaagatgtacgactacatcaaccgcgttgtgctaacgcttccactttcggtctacgagggtatgtggacaacactctcccctctcgttgctatgcatcaccatgatcttccgtgtgcgtaggaaattttttgaaattactacgtccccaacactttgcaccaaaggaattcgtgatttgagcaagtatTGAGATTTTCCCCATttttcttgttactcttggaggttggagactcctaggcggtaggagtcattcggaggAATCTTTCTTTttgattacccccggaaagtttgtgagagTTTGGAGActacctcaaggtctaccactagtggttgagaaacgtcttcgtggtgttgtctcaaagggagaatagggtgagccttcatggtgttgatgtgccttcgtggtaacacccacctctctaacggtgacgcagcttccctccaaggaagtgaacatcggcatacatcctcgtctcccagagttgcggttatccctaaccctaactccctacttgtggttacttgtctcttagtatttacttatatcatattgtgtttACTTACTCTCCTACGTGTGTttcttgtttaccttgcttagctcatagcttcacacttgcaattgttaggctcaactTCATATTCTGCATTactgcctaaaattgctaagtaacaattaaaatttgtaattgtacctattcaccacccccctctaggtccatctcgatcctttcaacctTTGAAACGTGTGGAAGGGGAACTGGGGCAACAACCTATTAACAATTCCCAGGTCAGTCCTCCGAAAGCCAAAGATAAGGTGGCTGCTATTCCGGACCCGGAGCTGACTGATACAGGGACAAGCCTGGTTAAGAGTGGTACAGTTTTGATGGAATGTGACAAAGGTGTTCGTAAGAGGTTCTTGCtggaggaagaggggaaaagtAATGATCAAACCCCACCCCCGGCGACAACTGCCATTTTGGCTATTACTGATGGCAGTGGGAAGGATACGGAGCAAGGTTCTCTGACTAGCAGCTCTAACAGTAAACGTGCAAAGGTTGATGATGTACCACAAAATGAGATATCGGCGGCCTCCCTAGAGGAGGACCACCGGACGCAATGAATGTTTTAGCTTGGAACTGCCGGGGTGGGGGGAACTGTTAGACAGTTCGCGAGGTGTTGGCCCTCTCAAAAGCCAATTCCCCCAAATTTGTCTTCCTTTCGGAGACAAGACAAGATGTATCAAAGATGGAGAAGCTACGTTAGCGGCTGGGCTTAAAAGGTTTCGCTGGTGTTAGTTGTGATGGTTTGAGTGGAGGCTTAGCGTTGTACTGGGATGATTCCCTTTTGGTGCTAGTGCTGGACTCTTGTAAGCGATACATTGATGTTCAAGTGAAGGACCCGAGTAACGATACTTGTTGGTGGGGTACTTTTGTTTACGGTGAACCAAGAGTTGAGAATAGGCATATCATGTGGGATAATCTTACAACTCTACGTGCAATTTCAGCAGATACATGGCTGGTTTGTGGTGACTTCAACGAGGCTATGTGGCAGCATGAACATATCTCACATACTACTCGATCTGAAGTACAAATGCAAGCCTTTCAGGACTGTCTAAACATGTGTGAAATTGTGGATTTGGGGTTCTCGGTATGTCGTTCACATATGATAACGGCCACACAAATGATAGCAATGTCAAAGTCCCGCTGGACAGGGCATGCGCGGACCATGCTTGGCGGGATCTTTTTTCGGCCTCCCGTGTCCATCTTGTCATTTCATCTTGCTCGAACCATTGTGCTGTAGTAATTGAGTTGATCGCTTTACCGGATAATCTGAGACAAAGTGTGCCAAGATATGAGATCATGTGGGATAGGGAGGTGGCTCTACCAGAGATAATTCAAAATATGTGGGGTGCTCATAAACCGGAGGCTAACCTGGGTGCGGTATCCAGTTCGCTTAAGGAGATGATGAAGCAGCTTCGGGCATGGAGTAAGCAAAAGTACGACAATGTTAATAAGAAACTCGAGAAGCTGAGGTTAGAATTGGCGAATTTGCACCTCACTAATGCTGGTAGAGTTTTTTGTTACGTACCAAGATGAATAAGTTGGACGAACTCCTATACAGGGAGGAAATGATGTGGTTGCAGCGGTCACGCATCAGCTGGCTTAAGGAAGGTGAACGTAATACTAAATACCTGCATAGAAGAGCAGTTTGGCGAGCGCGACGAAATTTTATTCAGCGCTTGCGCAAGGAGGATAGTACCTGGTCCACCGCCCCATCTGATATGGAGCTAATGGCACGGCCTTATTTCCAGGAGGTATTTACCAAAGACCCAATACTTTCACCGGAGGCAGTGCTGGAGTGCGTACAACCCAAAGTAACGTTAGATATGAATGAGGCTCTCTGTGCTCCATACTCAAAGAAGGAAGTGTCAGACGCTCTATTCCAAATTGGTCCACTCAAAGCGCCAGGAGTAGATGGCTTCCCGGCAAGGTTTTATCAGCGGGACTGGGGCTCCATGAAGTCAGAAATAGTGCATGTTGTTCTCGAGTTCTTCTCTTCTGGAGTCATGCCCGCAGATGTGAATGATGGTACTATTGTTTTGATTCCTAAGATTCCCCATCCCAAATAATTGAAGGATTTTCGGCCGATTAGTGTGTGCAATGTCATATACAAAATTGTGTCCAAGTGCATCGTCAACAGGTTACGTCCGATCCTGCAGGAATTAATCTCCGAGAATCAGAGTGCCTTCATACCTGGAAGACTTATTTCTAATAATTCTATAATTGCATTTGAGTGCATTGATTATATCCAAGCAAAACGGTCTTCGGACTCTCCTTGTTGTGCCTACAAGTTAGATCTCTCCAAGGCCTATGATAGAGTTAATTGGGATTTCTTGGAACAAGCACTGTCCAAGTGGGGGTTTTCGGAGGTTTGGATCACAAGGGTGATGGCATGTGTGTCCTCAGTGAAGTAGTCGGTGAAACTCAATGGGAAGTTGTTGGAGGCTTTTACCCCTACGCGGGGTCTTAGACAAGGTGATCCGTTGCCCCCCTTTTTGTTCCTTTTCGTTGCTGATGCACTTTCTGCTCTTCTCCATAAATCAGTTAATGATTGTCAGCTAAAGGGACTAAAAATTTGTAGCAGGGCACCAGTTATATCTCACTTGCTCTTTGCGGATGACTATTTTCTTTTCTTGTGAGCTTCAACATACCAGGCAGAGGTGGTGAAAGATTTGTTGAGCACTTACGCACAGTCTACGGGTCAGGTCTTGAACCCTTCCAAATGTTCCATTATTTTCTCCACAAACTGTCCGGGGGCTGTTTCGAAGTCTATAAAGCATACTTTGGGTATCTCACGGGAGGTTTTCGAGTCTAAGTACTTGGGGCTGCCAGTGCCGCAAGGAAGAATGCATAAAGGCAGATTTGAGACCCAAGAAAGATTGAGTAAGAGGCTCGTGGATTTGAGAGAGCAATATACATCCACTGGTACTAAGGAGATTCTTATAAAGTCGATGGCGCAGGCGATCCTCACCTATGTCATGAGTGTGTTCAAGCTTTCGGCTTCCGTTTGCGATGACTTAACTCAGATTATGAGACAATACTGGTGGGAGTGGAAAACGGGAAGAGGAAGATGGCTTGGTTGAGTTGGGAGAAGATGGTCTTACCCAAAGCTAAAGGAGGGATGGGTTTTCGAGATATGCGTGCGTTTAATCAAGCCTTGTTGGCCAAGCAAGCTTGGAGGCTGGTTGACACACCGGAAAGCTTATGCGCTCGCCTGCTGCGTGCAAAGTATTATCCCAACGGAAATATTCTTGATACGGTGTTCTCTGGACGAGCTTCGGAGGTCTGGAAAGGAATCAGCCATGGGATGGAACTTGTGAAGAGAGGTATAACCTGGCGAGTTGGAGACGGGTCTAAAATCCGAACGTGGCGGGACCCTTGGATCCCACGGGGACACGATTGTAGACCAATCACTCCTAAGAGGAACTAGCGTTTTAACTGTGTGTCAGACTTCTTGGAAGAAACTGGAGCATGGAACTTACAACGGCTCAGGGATCATTTCTGGGAGATGGACATCAATGAAATTCTAAAGATCAAAGCTTCACCGAGAAGAAGGGAGGACTTCATTGCTTGGCATCCTGGAAAGCACGGCTCTTTCTCTGTGAAGAGTGCCTACCACCTGGCGACCTCAGCTCGGGAGGAGAGCGTTGCAGGTGGGGCGTCCAGCTCATCCCTAGATGGTGATCGAAAGTTGTGGAAACTACTCTGGCAGTCTAAAGTCCCTCTTAAGATGCGTATCTCAGCATGGAAGGCTTGCTCGGGAGCTTTAGCGACAAACGAGTGCAAGGTCTATAGACATATCAGCAGGCGGGGCACTTGTTCTACGTGCGGTATTGAAAGAGAAGACTCATCTCATGCTCTTATCTCCTCTCCACATGCGGTATCATTATGGGAGGCGATGCGGAGCGTGTGGAATCTGCCACCTCGTGAGTGCCTTGTCAATTCGGGTCCAGACTGGCTTCTTCACGTACTTGCTGCGTGCTCAGCACAAGTACGGGATATGGTTATCCTTCTTTGCTGGCGTATATGGAGTGTGCGCTCAGATGTCACTCATGGCAAACAATATTCACTAGTGGAGGCGTCGGTCGCTTTTTTGGACAGCTATCTGAGGTCGCTCAGATTATCAGAACAGTTCACTACTGAGCAACTGATCAAGGGGAAGATGAACGTGGTCCAAGAACCGGAAGTCTGACCTGTATCTCCTCCAGTGGAAGTGGAACCCTGACCCCCGCCACCGGCTGGTTATGTTGCACTGTCTGTCGATGGCTCCTTTCAGCCAATGGACGGTTCGGCAGCTACGGGTTTGCTGTTGCGTCGACACGATGGCTCTATCATCTTCTCGGCCTACCGGGTTCTTTTCCACTGTAAGGATGCCCTGGAGGCGGAAATTCATGCAATAATGCAAGGTATGGCGCTGGCACTCCAGCATTCCGCTCTACCGGTATGGGTACAATCAGACTCTTCAGTAGCGTTATCTTCACTCGTTGATGCAAGTTTGTCCAGATCCGTCTATGGCCATCTTGTTGCTGAAATCAAGTCTCTAATGGAGGAAAGGGAGTTCATTCCGAAGAAAATTACTAGAAGTCAAAATAGGGTTGCAGATTGTTTGGCCTCTTATAGCCGCACCGGATCCTGTACTGCAGTGTGGTTGTTAGGAGTTCCGCCGTGTATAATGGAACTTGTGCCACGTGATTGTGTCCCTATGTTCTTGGAATAAAACTCACTTTtctcccgcaaaaaaagaagtgtGGCTCAGAGTTTGTGAACCTTAAGTTAGACAAGTTTAGCAAAATTTGAGTGGCAAACTATGACAAAATTAACCTCAAACCAAACAGGCCCATAGTTTAAGAGTTCAATGGCCGTCTAAAAGAAGTTGAGCAAGTTGGGTAGCCCATAAGCTAAGTGTAATTTATCCTTCTTGGATTATGGCATGCATATGCACATACCGTATATGTAGGTTTTATATAATAGGTCGAAATGAAACAAGTGGGGCCAAAACTTCCTATAGCCGGGCTAGAGAATTAGCATCGGGACAACATGCAATTAATTAATCAACATGGCAAAAATTCCTACAACATGCGATTTCTCCTCTCGAAATACCAGTACCACTCAGCTAAACTAGAGTCGCTGTGCAGACGTCCACTTATTTCCATCGGAGAATCTGCGGGTCCACGCGGCAAGCGCTAATTGGCCACGACAGGATAGCCAATGTCCCGCCTCACCCAATCCTGGTGGTGCCAAGCGATCCGCGGCCTCGCTTATTGTCGATAACTCGATATTTTCACACGTCGCCTTATTAAGGAAACACCCTGCGGACCAGCACACGCTAGCCAAGCAAGACCCGAGCAAGCCACACTCTCCAGCACCAGCAGAGGCCGGCGGCAAAGCAGCGCAGCACAGCAACAAATGGCCACCAtcagcgccgccgcggcgaccaccGTCGTCGCCCGTGCCGCGATCGCCAGGCCACAGGCCCTAGGTACGTAGCCGCTACGTGCCGCCATGCGTGTTTTCCATGTGCAAAGTTCGCGGCCCAGGCCTGAGCTGAGCCGATTAACCGTGCAGGTCTGCCCCAGCTGAGGACGAGGAGCGAGAGGGTGAGGTGCAGCTACTCCAAGGACGCCAAGGAGGCGACCCCTGCCGCCACCGTCCGCGGGGCCAGCGCGTCCCTGCTCGCCGCGGCGGGCGCGGTGACCGCGTCCGCGGGGCCGGCGCTCGCTCTGGTCGACGAGCGGATGTCGACGGAGGGCACCGGGCTGAGCCTGGGGCTGAGCAACAACCTGCTGGGGTGGATCCTCCTGGGCGTCTTCGGCCTCATCTGGTCGCTCTACACCGTCTACACCTCCGGCCTCGACGAGGACGAGGAGTCCGGCGGCCTCTCCCTCTAAGCTACACATAGTTTCTCCCGTCGTCTCATGTAATCCGCTCGCGAGCATCGCCATGATCGGTGTAATGTAATT from Triticum aestivum cultivar Chinese Spring chromosome 3B, IWGSC CS RefSeq v2.1, whole genome shotgun sequence includes these protein-coding regions:
- the LOC123070959 gene encoding photosystem II reaction center W protein, chloroplastic, whose translation is MATISAAAATTVVARAAIARPQALGLPQLRTRSERVRCSYSKDAKEATPAATVRGASASLLAAAGAVTASAGPALALVDERMSTEGTGLSLGLSNNLLGWILLGVFGLIWSLYTVYTSGLDEDEESGGLSL